In Edaphobacter bradus, the following are encoded in one genomic region:
- a CDS encoding multidrug efflux RND transporter permease subunit produces MSPSRPFILRPVATSLLMVAILLAGWVAYLQLPVSALPEVDYPTIQVVTFYPGASPEVMASSVTAPLERQFGQIPGLSQMTSTSSGGGSVITLQFTLSESIDVAQQDVQAAINAAYSYLPQDLPNPPVYSKVNPADAPILTLALTSDSLPLSKVEDLADTVLAQKISQLSGVGLVSINGGQKPAVRIQANPTAMANYGLSLEDLRSALGTANVDQAKGNLNGARQSYTIGANDQLLSSADYAKVIIAYHNGSPVRLSDVANAVDSAENLYQAAWMGTAATPATKDQPARDIELKPAVIVNIQRQPGANIIGVVDEVQKLLPQLRTTLPTSVTVQVLTDRTNTIRASVKDVQFSLMLTIALVVMVIFLFLRSFSATIIPSVAVPLSIVGTFGVMYLLGYSLNNLSLMALTISTGFVVDDAIVMIENISRYLEDGDSPLEAALKGSQQIGFTILSLTVSLIAVLIPLLFMGDIVGRLFREFAVTLAVTILVSAVVSLTLTPMMCAKLLKHKPESEQNAFYHKSEVFFDYVIAKYGVGVKWVLRHQTLTLLVTLATFLLTVYLYIVVPKGFFPVQDTGVLLGITEAPQTISFQAMSARQQTLAKVILQDPDVESVSSFIGVDGTNSTLNSGRIQINLKDREQRTNSATDVIQRLGPRLAQVEGIQCFLQPLQDLTVDDRVSRTQYQYSLEDANSEELASATNQMLEKLRQLPELTDVASDQQLSGLEAQLVIDRDTASRLGITPQNIDDTLDDAFGQRQVSTIFTQLNQYHVVLEVAPKFQLNPTSLDNIYVKSSNGMQVPLSTFTHFEERQTALAINHQGQFPVVTLSFNLAPGKSIGDAVEAVNRAKDELNLPASVNASFQGTARAFEASLTNEPILILAALIVVYIVLGVLYESYIHPITILSTLPSAGVGAILALLLFHINLSVIALIGIILLIGIVKKNAIMMIDFALEAERVHNMEPEEAIYQACLLRFRPIMMTTMAALLGGLPLAMGTGTGSELRRPLGIAIVGGLIVSQVLTLFTTPVVYLFFDRIGRRYLHTKEADREFRRHEHEAVGAD; encoded by the coding sequence ATGAGCCCTTCGCGGCCATTTATTCTGCGCCCAGTGGCCACCTCGCTCCTGATGGTGGCCATTTTGCTTGCGGGCTGGGTGGCGTATCTGCAGCTGCCGGTCTCGGCGCTGCCTGAGGTCGACTACCCGACGATTCAGGTGGTGACGTTCTATCCGGGAGCAAGCCCGGAGGTGATGGCGTCCTCGGTGACGGCCCCTCTGGAGCGGCAGTTCGGGCAGATCCCCGGGCTGAGCCAGATGACCTCAACGAGCTCAGGCGGCGGCAGCGTGATTACACTGCAGTTCACGCTGTCCGAGTCGATCGACGTCGCGCAGCAGGACGTGCAGGCAGCCATCAATGCCGCGTACAGCTATCTGCCGCAGGACCTGCCGAATCCTCCGGTGTACAGCAAAGTGAATCCGGCCGATGCGCCGATTCTCACGCTGGCGCTGACCAGCGACTCGCTGCCGCTATCGAAGGTAGAGGACCTGGCCGATACGGTGCTGGCGCAGAAGATCTCGCAACTCTCCGGCGTGGGCCTGGTGTCGATTAACGGCGGACAGAAGCCGGCGGTGCGAATTCAGGCGAACCCGACGGCGATGGCCAACTACGGGCTCAGCCTTGAAGACCTGCGTTCTGCGCTGGGCACGGCGAACGTGGACCAGGCGAAGGGCAACCTGAACGGCGCGAGGCAGTCGTACACGATCGGAGCGAACGACCAGTTGCTCTCGAGCGCGGACTACGCGAAGGTGATCATCGCGTACCACAACGGATCGCCGGTGCGGCTGTCGGACGTGGCGAACGCCGTCGACAGCGCGGAGAACCTGTACCAGGCCGCGTGGATGGGAACCGCAGCGACTCCTGCGACGAAGGACCAGCCGGCGCGCGATATCGAGCTGAAGCCGGCGGTGATCGTCAACATCCAGCGGCAGCCGGGCGCCAACATCATCGGTGTCGTGGACGAAGTGCAGAAGCTGCTGCCGCAGCTCCGCACGACGCTGCCCACGAGCGTAACGGTGCAGGTGCTGACCGACCGCACGAATACGATCCGCGCCTCGGTGAAGGACGTGCAGTTCTCGCTGATGCTGACGATTGCGCTGGTCGTGATGGTGATCTTCCTGTTCCTGCGCTCGTTTTCGGCGACCATCATTCCCTCGGTGGCGGTGCCTCTGTCGATTGTAGGCACCTTCGGGGTGATGTACCTGCTGGGCTACAGCCTGAACAACCTGAGCCTGATGGCGCTGACGATCTCGACCGGCTTCGTCGTGGACGACGCGATCGTGATGATCGAGAACATCTCGCGGTATCTCGAGGATGGCGACTCGCCGCTGGAAGCCGCGCTGAAGGGATCGCAGCAGATCGGGTTCACGATTCTCTCGCTGACCGTGTCGCTGATCGCTGTGCTCATTCCCCTGCTGTTCATGGGCGATATCGTCGGGCGTCTCTTCCGCGAGTTCGCGGTGACGCTGGCGGTGACGATTCTGGTCTCGGCAGTGGTTTCGCTGACGCTGACGCCGATGATGTGCGCGAAACTGCTGAAGCACAAGCCGGAGAGCGAGCAGAACGCCTTTTATCACAAGAGCGAAGTGTTCTTCGACTACGTGATTGCGAAGTATGGCGTCGGTGTGAAGTGGGTGCTGCGTCACCAGACCCTGACCCTGTTGGTAACGCTGGCCACATTCCTGCTGACGGTGTACCTCTACATCGTCGTGCCGAAGGGCTTCTTCCCGGTGCAGGACACCGGCGTGCTGCTGGGAATCACAGAGGCTCCGCAGACCATCAGCTTCCAGGCGATGAGCGCGCGCCAGCAGACTCTGGCCAAGGTAATTCTGCAGGACCCAGATGTGGAGAGCGTCTCGTCGTTTATCGGAGTCGACGGCACTAACTCGACGCTGAACAGCGGGCGCATTCAGATCAACCTGAAGGACCGCGAGCAGAGGACGAACTCGGCGACCGACGTGATTCAACGGCTGGGGCCGAGGCTGGCGCAGGTGGAGGGTATTCAGTGCTTCCTGCAGCCGCTGCAGGACCTGACGGTGGACGATCGCGTGAGCCGGACGCAGTATCAGTACTCGCTCGAAGATGCGAACTCCGAGGAGCTGGCCTCGGCGACGAACCAGATGCTCGAAAAGCTGAGGCAACTTCCGGAACTGACGGATGTGGCCAGCGACCAGCAGTTGAGCGGGCTGGAGGCGCAACTGGTAATCGACCGCGACACGGCGTCGCGGCTGGGAATCACGCCGCAGAATATCGACGACACGCTGGACGATGCGTTCGGACAGCGGCAGGTCTCCACGATCTTTACGCAGTTGAACCAGTACCACGTGGTGCTGGAGGTAGCTCCGAAGTTCCAGCTCAATCCGACTTCGCTGGACAACATCTACGTGAAGAGCTCGAACGGGATGCAGGTTCCGCTATCGACGTTTACGCACTTCGAGGAGAGGCAGACGGCGCTTGCAATCAACCACCAGGGACAATTTCCGGTGGTGACGCTCTCGTTCAACCTGGCTCCGGGCAAGTCGATTGGCGACGCAGTGGAGGCGGTCAACAGGGCGAAGGATGAACTGAATCTTCCGGCGAGCGTGAATGCGTCGTTCCAGGGCACGGCGCGGGCCTTCGAGGCTTCGCTGACCAACGAGCCGATTCTGATTCTCGCGGCGCTGATCGTCGTCTACATCGTTCTGGGTGTGCTGTACGAGAGCTACATCCACCCGATCACGATTCTTTCCACGCTGCCGTCGGCCGGTGTCGGCGCGATTCTGGCGCTGCTGCTTTTCCATATCAACCTGAGCGTCATTGCGCTGATCGGCATCATCCTGCTGATCGGCATCGTGAAGAAGAACGCGATCATGATGATCGACTTCGCGCTTGAGGCCGAGCGTGTGCACAACATGGAGCCGGAGGAGGCGATCTACCAGGCCTGCCTGCTGCGTTTCCGCCCGATCATGATGACGACGATGGCCGCGCTGCTTGGCGGCCTGCCGCTGGCGATGGGCACCGGCACGGGCAGCGAGTTGAGGCGGCCTCTGGGAATCGCAATCGTCGGCGGACTGATCGTGTCGCAGGTGCTGACGCTGTTTACAACGCCGGTCGTCTACCTGTTCTTTGACCGTATTGGAAGGAGATATCTGCATACGAAGGAGGCAGATCGGGAGTTCCGTCGGCATGAACATGAGGCAGTGGGTGCGGACTGA
- a CDS encoding efflux RND transporter periplasmic adaptor subunit: MNAPMSSAQITEQETSPVLPATAPQRAVPEPERPKGSGLKKWIVALVILLVVGVAVWKIRQNTQQQNADNQRSQAAADRPVPVQVSTVQQKAMPIYLTELGTVTAYYTVTIKSRVDGQLVQVAVREGEKVRKGQLLAEIDPAPYQAVLAQAQGQLVKDQANAVNAQAEAARYTALYRAGVVSQESEQAQISSSGQAQGSIEADKAAIQAARVNLQYTKITSPIDGVVGLRQVDPGNIVHASDTNGLLVVTQLQPITVIFTLPEDNLPEVLDLMKGGKKLNVEAYDRSGATHLASGSVLTVDNQIDTTTGTVKVKAIFDNKDGALFPNQFVNVRLILQQRPNAIVVPSAAIQSGSQGNFVFLVKPGDPPASLQGDTGPHGLPGGGRVHPGSKPGGAAPASGTASGAGQQNQPHFYAVAQTVKVDLTEGVQTILGGGVNPGDQVVVDGQEKLRNGSRVSPRQAMRPGGPRAQGTNATDGGTDMTPNVIGQGKGGEHQHGQHGQNTNAGGQHP, encoded by the coding sequence GTGAACGCGCCAATGTCGTCAGCCCAGATTACCGAACAAGAGACCAGCCCAGTTCTCCCTGCGACTGCCCCGCAGAGAGCCGTGCCTGAACCGGAGAGGCCTAAGGGCTCAGGCCTGAAGAAGTGGATCGTCGCTCTGGTGATCCTGCTGGTGGTCGGGGTGGCCGTGTGGAAGATCCGGCAGAACACGCAGCAGCAGAATGCCGACAATCAGAGGTCGCAGGCGGCAGCCGACCGCCCGGTTCCTGTGCAGGTTTCGACGGTGCAGCAGAAGGCGATGCCAATCTACCTGACGGAGCTGGGCACCGTGACGGCGTATTACACGGTGACGATCAAGTCCCGCGTGGATGGGCAACTGGTCCAGGTGGCGGTTCGTGAAGGCGAGAAGGTGCGGAAGGGCCAGTTGCTGGCCGAGATCGATCCGGCTCCCTATCAAGCCGTGCTTGCGCAGGCCCAGGGACAGCTGGTGAAGGACCAGGCCAACGCGGTGAACGCGCAGGCCGAGGCGGCGAGGTACACAGCGCTCTATCGGGCCGGTGTGGTCTCCCAGGAGAGCGAGCAGGCGCAGATCTCGTCGTCGGGACAGGCCCAGGGCTCGATCGAAGCCGATAAGGCGGCGATTCAGGCTGCGCGGGTGAATCTGCAGTACACGAAGATCACCTCGCCGATCGATGGGGTGGTCGGGCTACGGCAGGTTGATCCGGGCAATATAGTTCATGCTTCGGACACGAACGGATTGCTGGTGGTGACGCAGCTTCAGCCGATTACGGTGATCTTCACGCTGCCTGAGGACAATCTGCCTGAGGTGCTTGATCTGATGAAGGGCGGCAAGAAGCTCAACGTCGAGGCGTATGACCGCTCCGGAGCGACGCATCTTGCCAGCGGAAGCGTTCTGACGGTGGACAACCAGATCGACACGACGACGGGCACTGTGAAGGTGAAGGCCATCTTCGACAACAAGGATGGAGCGCTGTTCCCGAACCAGTTCGTGAACGTACGTCTGATCCTGCAGCAGAGGCCGAACGCGATTGTGGTTCCCTCGGCGGCGATCCAGTCGGGTTCGCAGGGCAACTTTGTCTTTTTGGTGAAGCCGGGCGATCCTCCGGCGAGCCTGCAGGGTGATACCGGCCCGCACGGCCTGCCCGGCGGTGGCCGAGTGCATCCGGGAAGCAAGCCTGGAGGTGCAGCTCCAGCATCCGGAACCGCCTCGGGTGCAGGCCAGCAGAACCAACCGCACTTCTACGCCGTGGCGCAGACCGTGAAGGTGGATCTGACAGAGGGAGTCCAGACGATTCTGGGCGGCGGGGTCAACCCTGGGGATCAGGTTGTTGTAGATGGCCAGGAGAAGCTGAGGAACGGCAGCCGCGTGAGCCCACGTCAGGCGATGAGGCCGGGTGGTCCAAGAGCGCAGGGAACCAATGCCACAGACGGCGGGACGGATATGACCCCCAATGTGATTGGGCAGGGCAAGGGTGGGGAGCACCAGCATGGGCAGCATGGCCAGAACACAAACGCGGGAGGTCAGCATCCATGA
- a CDS encoding UbiA family prenyltransferase, with protein MPATATESGISALPALCVDLDGTLVKSDTLVDSVLSLARHHPTELLKVPGWLLEGKAAFKRHLAGAVSLDAAHLPYNRELLQFLEQEHSTGRPLYLATAADLGIARRVAEHLGIFSGVLASDGVVNLSGHNKLAVFREHFGDNFSYIGNATPDLPLLEACREPMVANPTAGLRSGLRRARITPVRSFTERVSPIKAWLKAIRIHQWAKNVLIFLPLLLAHALPLGLVTGTILAFFSFGLCASATYIVNDLLDLDADRQHPRKRRRPFASGDLSAVTGLGVILLFLVLSITLAVLLPAVVARLSPDRALVRPYHFLAWLGIYAVTTLAYSLRLKRAVLVDVIVLSGLYTIRIIAGSAATGVPVSTWLASFSIFFFLSLAFVKRFAELENLRERGGSIAKGRGYHISDVEQLRSFGSASGYASVVVLTLYISNLNADAAQLYNHINRLWLLVPVMLLWLSRLWLQASRGELDEDPVVYAITDRRSLLLGLLVIAVVLSAL; from the coding sequence TTGCCCGCCACTGCCACCGAATCCGGTATCTCCGCCCTTCCGGCCCTCTGCGTCGACCTGGACGGCACTTTAGTCAAATCCGATACCCTCGTTGACTCGGTCCTCTCGCTCGCCCGCCACCATCCGACCGAGCTACTCAAGGTCCCAGGCTGGCTCCTCGAAGGCAAGGCGGCTTTTAAGCGCCATCTCGCCGGCGCTGTCTCCTTAGATGCCGCCCACCTGCCCTACAACCGCGAACTCCTGCAGTTTCTGGAGCAGGAGCACTCCACCGGCCGCCCCCTCTACCTGGCCACCGCGGCCGACCTCGGGATCGCCCGCCGCGTCGCCGAGCATCTCGGCATCTTCTCTGGAGTCCTTGCCTCCGACGGAGTCGTTAACCTCTCTGGACACAACAAGCTGGCCGTCTTCCGCGAGCACTTCGGCGACAACTTCTCCTACATCGGCAACGCCACGCCCGACCTCCCGCTCCTGGAGGCCTGCCGCGAGCCAATGGTGGCCAACCCCACCGCCGGCCTTCGCTCCGGGCTCCGCCGCGCCCGCATCACCCCCGTCCGCAGCTTCACCGAGCGAGTCTCGCCCATCAAGGCCTGGCTTAAAGCCATCCGGATCCACCAGTGGGCCAAGAACGTCCTCATCTTCCTGCCGCTTCTCCTCGCTCATGCCCTGCCCCTCGGCCTTGTCACCGGAACAATCCTGGCCTTCTTTTCCTTCGGCCTCTGCGCATCGGCCACCTACATCGTCAACGACCTCCTCGACCTCGACGCCGACCGCCAGCATCCCCGTAAGCGCCGCCGCCCCTTCGCCTCCGGAGATCTCTCCGCTGTCACAGGACTCGGAGTCATCCTCCTCTTCCTCGTCCTGTCGATCACACTCGCTGTCCTGCTCCCGGCGGTGGTCGCCCGGCTCTCACCGGATCGCGCCCTCGTCCGCCCCTACCACTTCCTCGCGTGGCTCGGAATCTACGCCGTCACCACGCTCGCCTACTCGCTCCGCCTCAAGCGAGCCGTCCTCGTGGATGTCATCGTCCTCTCCGGCCTCTACACCATCCGCATCATCGCCGGCTCCGCCGCAACGGGAGTCCCCGTCTCCACCTGGCTCGCGAGCTTCAGCATCTTCTTCTTCCTCTCGCTGGCCTTCGTCAAGCGCTTCGCCGAGCTCGAAAACCTCCGCGAGCGCGGCGGCTCTATCGCCAAGGGCCGCGGCTACCACATCTCCGACGTCGAGCAGCTCCGCAGCTTCGGCTCGGCCTCGGGATACGCCTCGGTCGTCGTCCTCACCCTCTATATCTCGAACCTCAACGCCGACGCCGCCCAGCTCTACAACCACATCAACCGTCTCTGGCTGCTCGTCCCCGTCATGCTTCTCTGGCTCAGCCGCCTGTGGCTGCAGGCCTCGCGCGGCGAACTCGATGAAGACCCCGTCGTCTACGCCATCACCGACCGCCGCAGCCTACTGCTAGGGCTGCTTGTGATTGCCGTCGTCCTCTCCGCGCTCTGA
- the pheS gene encoding phenylalanine--tRNA ligase subunit alpha — MTDTIPTLSSYDETALEAAFATLAEEVRTSAAALTTPEAQENFRLHWLGRKQGRLKLISDAWLKSAPPEARKPLGIRFNQLKQQIEQALEAPAAPIAAPKVQALDITLPGVIRTPGIAHPLLSTMHEIVRVFHHLGYSTNLGPQVESDFYNFEALNFPQDHPARDTQDTLQIANQHAKPSRDRLLMRTHTSPVQIRTMIAQAPPIRIVIPGKVHRNDAADATHSPIFHQIEGLCVDTNITFSDLKGTLDHAMKALFGSAVKTRFFPSFFPFTEPSADVQISCIFCGGSGCRKCKHSGWIELLGCGMVDPHVFASVTEERRKIDPADDAYNPEKITGFAFGMGVERIAMMLHGVSDIGHFYSGDMRFLEQFA; from the coding sequence ATGACCGACACCATCCCCACGCTTTCCAGCTACGACGAGACCGCCCTCGAAGCCGCCTTCGCCACTCTCGCCGAAGAGGTCCGCACCTCTGCCGCCGCCCTCACCACACCCGAGGCGCAGGAGAACTTCCGCCTCCACTGGCTGGGCCGCAAGCAAGGCCGCCTCAAGCTCATCTCCGACGCCTGGCTTAAGTCCGCGCCGCCCGAAGCCCGCAAGCCCCTCGGCATTCGCTTCAACCAGCTCAAGCAGCAAATCGAGCAGGCCCTCGAAGCCCCGGCAGCACCTATCGCAGCGCCGAAAGTGCAGGCCCTGGACATCACCCTACCCGGCGTCATCCGCACCCCCGGCATCGCCCACCCCCTGCTCAGCACCATGCATGAGATCGTGCGCGTCTTCCATCATCTCGGCTACAGCACCAACCTCGGCCCGCAGGTCGAGAGCGACTTCTACAACTTCGAAGCCCTCAACTTCCCACAGGACCACCCCGCGCGCGACACCCAGGACACACTCCAGATCGCCAATCAGCACGCGAAGCCCTCGCGCGACCGCCTGCTGATGCGCACCCACACCTCGCCCGTGCAGATCCGCACCATGATCGCGCAGGCCCCGCCCATCCGCATCGTCATCCCCGGCAAGGTCCACCGCAATGACGCCGCGGACGCCACCCACTCGCCCATCTTTCACCAGATCGAAGGCCTCTGCGTCGACACCAACATCACCTTCTCCGACCTCAAGGGCACGCTCGACCACGCCATGAAGGCCCTCTTCGGCTCGGCCGTGAAGACGCGCTTCTTCCCCAGCTTCTTCCCCTTCACCGAACCCTCAGCCGACGTGCAGATCAGTTGCATCTTCTGCGGAGGCTCCGGCTGCCGCAAGTGCAAACACTCCGGCTGGATCGAGCTCCTGGGCTGCGGCATGGTCGACCCGCACGTCTTCGCTTCCGTCACTGAAGAACGCCGCAAGATCGATCCTGCTGATGACGCCTACAACCCGGAGAAGATCACAGGCTTCGCCTTCGGCATGGGAGTCGAGCGCATCGCCATGATGCTCCACGGCGTCTCCGACATAGGCCACTTCTACTCCGGAGACATGCGGTTTCTCGAACAGTTCGCATAA
- a CDS encoding bestrophin-like domain encodes MISILLLWLAARLGSRMSEGREALTEALKADFTLVQGATLTLLGLIIGFSYSMATARYDLRKNYEEAEANAIGTEYVRADLLPEPEASQVRTMLRQYTDLRIRWYVTRHADELRQINADTERLQSQLWAGVAGPTNAQPTVGRSLAAAGMNDVLNSQGYTQAAWWNKIPVAAWCLMFGMGLFSNALVGFGVRRSEAKLLMILPLVIALSFFLIADIDSPRGGAIRVRPQNLDALQNSLK; translated from the coding sequence GTGATTTCAATTTTGCTTCTCTGGCTGGCTGCGCGACTGGGCAGCCGGATGAGCGAGGGGCGAGAGGCCCTGACGGAGGCCCTCAAGGCGGACTTTACCCTTGTGCAGGGAGCGACGTTGACCCTACTTGGCCTGATCATCGGGTTCAGTTATTCGATGGCGACGGCACGATATGACTTGCGCAAGAACTATGAGGAGGCGGAGGCGAACGCGATCGGGACAGAGTATGTCCGCGCGGACCTGCTGCCCGAGCCAGAAGCATCGCAGGTGCGGACGATGCTGCGGCAGTATACGGACCTGCGAATACGGTGGTATGTAACGCGACACGCCGACGAACTGCGGCAGATCAACGCAGACACGGAGAGGTTGCAGAGCCAACTGTGGGCAGGCGTCGCGGGGCCGACGAATGCGCAGCCTACAGTTGGTCGTTCCCTGGCTGCTGCGGGGATGAACGACGTGCTGAACTCGCAGGGATATACGCAAGCGGCCTGGTGGAACAAAATCCCTGTGGCGGCATGGTGCCTGATGTTCGGAATGGGCCTGTTCAGCAATGCGCTGGTGGGCTTTGGGGTGCGGCGGTCAGAGGCGAAGTTGCTTATGATCCTGCCGCTGGTGATTGCGCTCTCATTTTTCCTGATTGCGGATATCGATAGCCCGAGGGGCGGGGCGATTCGAGTGCGTCCGCAGAATCTGGATGCTCTGCAGAATAGCCTGAAGTAG
- a CDS encoding phage holin family protein yields the protein MVRMLLHWILNALALLVVSHFVQGFNVSNFVSALIAVIVIGLLNATLGLLLKFITLPLGILSFGLFFLVINAVILWFSSKFVPGFSVTTFKAAFLGALALAILHLLFGFLKWPNKPS from the coding sequence ATGGTTCGCATGCTTCTGCACTGGATTCTGAATGCCTTGGCTCTGCTGGTGGTTTCGCACTTTGTCCAGGGCTTCAATGTCAGCAACTTCGTCTCGGCGCTGATTGCGGTGATCGTGATCGGGCTGCTGAATGCGACGCTGGGGCTGCTGCTGAAGTTCATCACGCTCCCGCTGGGGATACTTTCGTTCGGGCTTTTCTTTCTCGTGATCAATGCGGTGATTCTCTGGTTCTCGAGCAAGTTTGTGCCGGGATTCTCGGTGACGACGTTTAAAGCGGCTTTCCTGGGCGCGTTGGCGCTGGCGATCCTCCATCTGCTATTTGGGTTCCTGAAGTGGCCAAATAAGCCTAGTTAG
- a CDS encoding nuclear transport factor 2 family protein: MKRFSALLPFVLLAGSIGRADAQAVPSLDNIHNQQELDRAITMLDAKLFDAYNTCNLEKFSSLIAEDVEFYHDQGGVTLGNKALSESIRQNICGKTHRELVPESLKVYYMKGYGAVEIGVHRFTHPGQEHDTVGEAKFVHLWQYKDGAWKIARVISYDHETAK, encoded by the coding sequence ATGAAGAGGTTCTCTGCTCTGCTACCGTTTGTCCTGCTCGCGGGCTCGATCGGCCGGGCCGATGCCCAGGCGGTTCCGTCGCTGGACAATATACACAACCAGCAGGAGCTGGACCGCGCGATTACGATGCTTGATGCCAAGCTCTTCGATGCCTACAACACGTGCAATCTCGAGAAGTTCAGCTCACTCATCGCCGAGGACGTGGAGTTCTACCACGACCAGGGCGGAGTGACGCTCGGCAATAAGGCGCTGTCCGAGAGCATCAGGCAGAACATCTGCGGCAAGACCCACCGCGAGCTGGTTCCAGAGTCGCTCAAGGTCTACTACATGAAGGGCTATGGAGCGGTGGAGATCGGGGTCCATCGCTTTACGCATCCAGGACAGGAGCACGACACAGTCGGCGAGGCGAAGTTTGTTCACCTGTGGCAGTACAAGGATGGTGCGTGGAAGATTGCGCGGGTGATCAGCTACGACCACGAAACGGCGAAGTGA